From a region of the Thermomonas sp. HDW16 genome:
- a CDS encoding DMT family transporter: MNIFGALLVAVLIGTILPLQGLVNARLGVHVGGPVVAAFVSFLVGTVMLGLYLLATRTPVTLQGSLKLPAWIWAGGVFGAIYVACFTLLIPRIGAAGMVCLAVLGQVTASLLLDQFGILQAPKPVDWMRLLGALLVLAGVLLVVAPWRAPAAKNPAGTSDPITPAARR; the protein is encoded by the coding sequence ATGAATATTTTCGGCGCGCTGCTGGTCGCGGTCTTGATCGGCACCATCCTGCCGCTGCAGGGACTGGTCAATGCCCGCCTCGGCGTGCACGTCGGCGGGCCGGTGGTCGCAGCCTTCGTCTCGTTCCTGGTCGGCACGGTGATGCTGGGCCTGTACCTGCTCGCCACCCGCACGCCGGTCACGCTGCAGGGCAGCCTGAAGCTGCCGGCATGGATCTGGGCCGGCGGCGTGTTCGGTGCAATCTACGTGGCCTGCTTCACCCTGCTGATCCCGCGCATCGGTGCCGCCGGCATGGTCTGCCTGGCGGTGCTCGGCCAGGTCACCGCTTCGCTGCTGCTCGACCAGTTCGGCATTCTGCAGGCACCGAAACCAGTGGATTGGATGCGCCTGCTCGGCGCGTTGCTGGTACTGGCCGGCGTGCTGCTGGTGGTGGCGCCGTGGCGCGCGCCAGCCGCGAAGAATCCGGCCGGCACATCCGACCCGATTACTCCAGCGGCTCGTCGCTGA
- a CDS encoding SDR family NAD(P)-dependent oxidoreductase — MTKTVLITGATSGFGRAAAKTFIDAGWQVIATGRRADRLQILRDELGDRLHPAAFDIRDEAAMRAALAALPERFRGIDLLINNAGLAQGTKPAQDALLSDWKTMIDTNITALVTLTHALLPTLIERKGAIINVSSTAAIYPYAGGNAYGGSKAFVSQFSLGLRADLHGTGVRVTALEPGMAETEFTLVRTHGDQAASDTLYKDAGPMTAEDIANTIFWVATLPPHLNINRLEMMPTRQSFAGFQVHRGA, encoded by the coding sequence ATGACCAAGACCGTCCTGATCACCGGCGCCACCTCCGGCTTCGGCCGCGCTGCCGCGAAGACCTTCATCGATGCAGGCTGGCAGGTGATCGCCACCGGCCGCCGCGCGGATCGGCTGCAAATCTTGCGCGATGAGCTCGGCGACAGGCTGCATCCGGCCGCCTTCGACATCCGCGACGAAGCCGCGATGCGCGCCGCACTGGCCGCATTGCCGGAGCGCTTCCGCGGCATCGACCTCCTGATCAACAACGCAGGCCTGGCGCAGGGCACCAAGCCGGCGCAAGACGCGCTGCTGTCGGACTGGAAGACCATGATCGACACCAACATCACCGCATTGGTGACGTTGACCCATGCGCTGCTGCCCACGCTGATCGAACGCAAGGGCGCCATCATCAACGTCAGCTCCACCGCGGCGATCTACCCGTATGCCGGCGGCAATGCCTACGGCGGCAGCAAGGCTTTCGTCAGCCAGTTCTCGCTGGGCCTGCGCGCCGACCTGCACGGCACCGGCGTGCGGGTGACCGCGCTGGAACCGGGTATGGCCGAGACCGAATTCACCCTGGTACGCACCCATGGCGACCAGGCCGCATCGGACACGCTGTACAAGGATGCAGGGCCGATGACGGCCGAGGACATCGCCAACACCATCTTCTGGGTCGCCACGCTGCCACCGCACCTCAACATCAACCGCCTCGAAATGATGCCGACCCGCCAGTCGTTCGCCGGCTTCCAGGTGCATCGCGGCGCATGA
- a CDS encoding SPOR domain-containing protein codes for MAARRGKTQARRNNSNGLPGWAWLVIGVLVTLLVILAVPRLLKGGDGDGFLRIGPKPNPDALPAAVDESGDAIAPDVASDAPATGDAAKPKPTQYDFYTLLPGEEVAVSDAELAASAKAEAEAQARAAQAAAKTTNTGDTAALPKPVSETPVASSDPAPAAKPAESATPTTATAPANATAAAPSSDARYILQAGAFGASGDAETVKAKIAMLGLNARVESAQIGGKTVYRVRMGPYGSASELAEAKSKLAGGGLPAMAVKTN; via the coding sequence ATGGCGGCACGACGCGGCAAAACGCAGGCACGGCGCAACAACTCCAACGGCCTGCCCGGCTGGGCGTGGCTGGTGATCGGCGTGCTGGTCACGCTGCTGGTCATCCTGGCCGTTCCGCGGCTCCTGAAGGGTGGCGATGGCGACGGCTTCCTGCGCATCGGCCCGAAGCCGAACCCGGACGCATTGCCGGCCGCCGTGGACGAAAGCGGCGATGCAATCGCACCCGACGTCGCCAGTGATGCGCCAGCCACGGGCGATGCCGCCAAGCCGAAGCCGACCCAATACGATTTCTACACCTTGCTGCCCGGCGAAGAAGTCGCCGTGAGCGACGCCGAACTGGCCGCCAGCGCCAAGGCCGAAGCCGAAGCGCAGGCACGCGCGGCGCAAGCGGCGGCAAAGACGACGAACACAGGCGATACCGCCGCACTGCCAAAGCCAGTCTCGGAAACTCCCGTCGCCAGCAGCGATCCTGCGCCCGCCGCGAAGCCTGCTGAATCCGCAACGCCGACCACAGCCACTGCGCCCGCCAACGCAACCGCCGCTGCGCCATCGAGCGATGCCCGCTACATCCTGCAGGCCGGCGCGTTCGGTGCATCCGGCGATGCGGAAACCGTGAAGGCCAAAATCGCCATGCTGGGCCTGAACGCCCGCGTGGAATCCGCGCAGATCGGCGGCAAGACGGTGTATCGCGTGCGCATGGGTCCGTACGGTAGCGCCAGCGAATTGGCCGAGGCCAAATCCAAGCTGGCCGGCGGCGGTTTGCCGGCGATGGCAGTCAAGACCAACTGA
- the argS gene encoding arginine--tRNA ligase: MKTQLRALIEQGLTALRAAGTLPADLASPDFVIERPKERAHGDFSTNVAMLLAKAAKSNPRALAQQLLDALPASGAIAKVELAGPGFINFHLTPAAWQQQVRDIHATASEFGRNGSGGGKTVGVEYVSANPTGPLHVGHGRAGVIGDCIARVMAANGWNVKREFYYNDAGVQIENLARSTQARAQGLKPGDEAWPTEAYNGDYIGDVAASYLRGDSVEVEGHTVTGKNDAGDIDAIRKFAVAYLRREQNADLAAFGVSFDRYFLESSLYADGKVEETVRELIAHGHTYEEGGALWLKTTDFGDDKDRVMRKSDGTYTYFVPDVAYHLSKWQRGYERAVTELGADHHGSLARVKAGLQALDAGIPAGYPDYVLHQMVTVMRGGEEVKLSKRAGSYLTLRDLIEETSADAVRWFLIARKPDSQLTFDIDLARSQSNDNPVYYVQYAHARICSLLRQATEKGYAHDAANGAASLDRLDDAPAQELMRELSRYPEVVEAAGITLEPHLIAQYLRELANAFHGWYHASPVLVDDAGLRDARLALALATRQVLANGLDLLGVSAPEKM, encoded by the coding sequence GTGAAAACCCAGCTCCGAGCCCTCATCGAACAGGGCCTGACCGCCCTGCGTGCCGCCGGCACCCTGCCCGCCGACCTTGCCTCGCCCGATTTCGTGATCGAGCGCCCCAAGGAGCGCGCGCATGGCGATTTCTCGACCAACGTGGCGATGCTGCTGGCCAAGGCCGCGAAATCCAATCCGCGCGCGCTGGCGCAGCAGTTGCTGGATGCGCTGCCGGCATCGGGCGCCATCGCCAAGGTCGAACTCGCCGGCCCCGGCTTCATCAACTTCCACCTGACCCCGGCCGCGTGGCAGCAGCAGGTGCGCGACATCCACGCCACCGCCAGTGAATTCGGCCGCAATGGCAGTGGCGGCGGCAAGACCGTCGGCGTGGAATACGTCTCGGCCAACCCGACCGGCCCGCTGCATGTCGGCCACGGCCGCGCCGGGGTGATCGGCGACTGCATCGCCCGGGTGATGGCCGCCAATGGCTGGAATGTGAAGCGCGAGTTCTATTACAACGATGCCGGCGTGCAGATCGAAAACCTGGCCCGTTCCACCCAAGCGCGCGCGCAAGGCTTGAAGCCGGGCGACGAGGCCTGGCCAACCGAGGCCTACAACGGCGATTACATCGGCGACGTGGCCGCCAGCTACCTGCGTGGCGACAGCGTCGAAGTCGAAGGCCATACCGTCACCGGCAAGAACGATGCGGGCGACATCGACGCCATCCGCAAGTTCGCCGTGGCCTACCTGCGCCGCGAGCAGAATGCCGACCTGGCCGCGTTCGGGGTGTCGTTCGACCGCTATTTCCTGGAATCGTCGCTGTACGCCGACGGCAAGGTGGAAGAAACCGTGCGCGAGCTGATCGCCCACGGCCACACCTACGAGGAAGGCGGCGCGCTGTGGCTGAAGACCACCGACTTCGGCGACGACAAGGACCGCGTGATGCGCAAGTCCGATGGTACGTATACGTACTTCGTGCCGGACGTGGCCTATCACCTCAGCAAATGGCAGCGCGGCTATGAGCGCGCGGTGACCGAACTCGGGGCGGATCACCACGGCTCGCTGGCGCGGGTGAAAGCCGGCCTGCAGGCCCTGGATGCCGGCATCCCCGCCGGGTATCCGGATTACGTGCTGCACCAGATGGTGACGGTGATGCGCGGCGGCGAGGAAGTGAAGCTGTCCAAGCGCGCCGGCAGTTACCTGACGTTGCGCGACCTGATCGAGGAAACCAGCGCCGATGCCGTGCGCTGGTTCCTGATCGCGCGCAAGCCGGATTCGCAACTGACCTTCGACATCGACCTGGCCCGCTCGCAGAGCAACGACAACCCGGTCTATTACGTGCAGTACGCGCATGCACGCATCTGCAGCCTGCTGCGCCAGGCCACCGAAAAGGGTTATGCGCACGATGCAGCCAACGGCGCGGCATCGTTGGATCGCCTCGACGATGCGCCGGCGCAGGAACTGATGCGCGAGCTGTCGCGCTACCCGGAAGTGGTGGAAGCAGCAGGCATCACCCTGGAGCCGCACCTCATCGCGCAATACCTGCGCGAGCTGGCCAACGCTTTCCACGGCTGGTATCACGCCAGTCCCGTGCTGGTGGACGATGCCGGCCTGCGCGACGCGCGGCTGGCCTTGGCGCTCGCCACGCGACAGGTATTGGCCAATGGACTGGATTTGTTGGGCGTGAGCGCCCCGGAGAAAATGTAA
- the radC gene encoding DNA repair protein RadC: protein MHIRDWPQHERPREKLLARGPGSLSDAELLAIFLGSGTAGRDAVATARDLLATHGPLRALLDRSPKEMTRVKGIGDARACTLAAALELGHRHLASQLERGDALADPAAAGRYFAQRLRAQPREVFAALYLDARHRALGFEELFQGSIDGAEVHPRVLVERVLAQGASAVIIGHNHPSGNPEPSAADRAVTARLKQALALVDVRLLDHFVIGDGAPVSMAARGLV, encoded by the coding sequence ATGCACATCCGCGACTGGCCTCAGCACGAACGTCCCCGCGAGAAATTGCTGGCACGCGGCCCCGGCAGCCTGTCCGATGCCGAACTGCTGGCGATCTTCCTCGGTTCCGGCACCGCCGGGCGCGACGCGGTGGCGACTGCACGCGACCTGCTGGCCACGCATGGCCCACTGCGCGCCCTGCTCGACCGCAGCCCGAAGGAGATGACCCGGGTAAAAGGCATCGGCGATGCCCGCGCCTGCACATTGGCGGCGGCACTGGAACTGGGGCATCGCCATCTTGCCTCGCAACTGGAACGCGGCGACGCGTTGGCCGATCCGGCCGCCGCCGGCCGCTATTTCGCCCAGCGCCTGCGTGCACAGCCACGCGAGGTGTTCGCCGCCTTGTACTTGGATGCGCGCCACCGCGCACTCGGCTTCGAGGAACTGTTCCAGGGCAGCATCGACGGCGCCGAGGTGCACCCGCGCGTGCTGGTCGAGCGCGTGCTGGCGCAAGGCGCGTCGGCGGTGATCATTGGCCACAACCATCCCAGCGGGAATCCGGAGCCCAGCGCCGCCGACCGCGCCGTCACCGCGCGCCTGAAGCAGGCACTGGCGCTGGTGGACGTGCGCCTGTTGGATCATTTCGTGATTGGCGATGGCGCGCCGGTGTCGATGGCGGCGCGGGGGTTGGTCTGA
- the dut gene encoding dUTP diphosphatase, giving the protein MHHVLQLKVLDARFGAQWELPAYATEHSAGLDLRAALDASLTLQPGDTALIPSGLSIHIADPTLCAVILPRSGLGHKHGVVLGNGTGLIDADYQGPLMISTWNRGRVAYTVEPGDRIAQLVLLPIVRATLQVVDTFDESGRGAGGFGHTGVR; this is encoded by the coding sequence ATGCATCACGTGTTGCAACTGAAAGTGCTGGATGCGCGCTTCGGCGCCCAATGGGAACTGCCGGCCTACGCCACCGAGCATAGCGCCGGGCTGGATCTGCGCGCCGCGCTGGATGCGTCGCTGACCCTGCAACCGGGCGATACCGCGCTGATTCCGTCGGGCCTGTCCATCCATATCGCCGACCCGACGCTGTGTGCGGTGATCCTGCCGCGCTCCGGGCTGGGACACAAACACGGTGTTGTGCTGGGCAACGGCACCGGGCTGATCGATGCCGATTACCAGGGCCCGCTGATGATCAGTACCTGGAATCGCGGCAGAGTCGCCTACACGGTCGAGCCAGGTGATCGCATCGCCCAGTTGGTATTGCTGCCGATCGTGCGCGCTACCCTGCAAGTGGTGGATACTTTCGACGAGAGCGGACGCGGCGCGGGCGGCTTCGGCCATACCGGTGTGCGCTGA
- a CDS encoding phosphomannomutase/phosphoglucomutase: MSDGDKRKLKLTRADLLRALPALAVLLVLLGGWLLYAGIQRLREDSQVVALQHARDDAATAISRLLQEDQRKLGTQLAAASVRNALAAGDLPMAAKAVAANWGGVQRSEVWPADLQGQYGALPAGGFGVLAVTEAALASGKPVARVIKSKGEQRLALAAPTTAKQGPAVVYVEMPAERLIAQVGTTSIPGSAYLALRQGASNLYERGDTELSNSAEALGTKVAGSDLRIAAAVPDPMEVPFGLPALASLVLGGLLLAGAAVLWLVVRPRLLGMERPSEDVGGTLAELQLSQPAPGVAEQAVREVVDTKAAAAPVAIDRGIFRAYDIRGVVGQTLDTGVAELIGQAIGSLMEAKGLDDIVIGRDGRLSGPELSAGLIAGLRKAGRNVIDIGMAPTPVVYFGSYHLRTGCCVAITGSHNPPEYNGFKIVVGAGTLAGPALTDLYARIAEDRLHTAKQLGGLSERDISEDYIERIAGDIQIGKRLKVVVDAGNGVAGVIGPRVLEAIGADVTPLFCDIDGTFPNHHPDPSDPRNLEALEQMVKRLDADLGIAFDGDGDRLGVITREGKNIFPDRLLMLFAADVLERNPGAMVIYDVKCTGRLPTHILRHGGSPLMWKTGHSLIKAKMRETGAELAGEMSGHFFFAERWFGFDDGIYAAARLLEILDATEHAPDLVFDALPDGVSTAEIKVDAPDGDPHAFVERFRTAASFEGARLSTIDGLRVDWPDGWGLVRASNTTPVLVMRFDADSNTAMARIQQAFREQLLAVQPDLALPF, encoded by the coding sequence ATGAGCGATGGCGACAAGCGAAAGCTGAAATTGACCCGCGCCGACTTGCTGCGGGCCCTGCCGGCGCTGGCGGTCCTGCTGGTACTGCTCGGTGGGTGGTTGTTGTATGCCGGTATCCAGCGCTTGCGCGAGGATTCGCAGGTGGTGGCGCTGCAGCACGCGCGTGACGATGCCGCCACAGCGATCAGCCGATTATTGCAGGAAGACCAGCGAAAACTCGGCACGCAGCTGGCGGCCGCATCGGTACGCAATGCGCTTGCGGCCGGTGATTTGCCGATGGCCGCCAAGGCTGTGGCTGCGAACTGGGGAGGGGTGCAGCGCAGCGAAGTGTGGCCGGCGGATCTGCAAGGCCAGTATGGGGCGCTGCCGGCTGGTGGTTTTGGCGTATTGGCCGTGACTGAAGCGGCACTTGCGAGTGGCAAGCCGGTCGCGCGGGTGATCAAGTCCAAGGGCGAGCAGCGCCTGGCCTTGGCGGCGCCGACGACCGCCAAGCAGGGGCCGGCAGTCGTCTATGTCGAGATGCCGGCGGAACGCCTGATCGCCCAGGTCGGCACGACGTCGATTCCCGGTAGCGCGTATCTGGCCTTGCGGCAGGGAGCCAGCAACCTGTACGAACGTGGCGATACCGAATTGTCGAACAGTGCCGAAGCGCTGGGTACCAAGGTTGCCGGCAGTGACCTGCGCATTGCGGCGGCCGTGCCGGATCCGATGGAAGTGCCTTTCGGGCTGCCGGCGCTGGCAAGCCTGGTCCTGGGAGGCCTGCTGTTGGCCGGTGCAGCTGTGCTGTGGTTGGTCGTGCGCCCGCGCTTGTTGGGCATGGAGCGCCCCTCGGAAGACGTTGGTGGAACCTTGGCCGAGCTGCAATTGTCCCAACCAGCGCCGGGCGTGGCCGAACAAGCCGTGCGCGAAGTGGTCGACACCAAGGCGGCCGCCGCTCCCGTGGCGATCGACCGCGGCATTTTCCGCGCGTATGACATCCGCGGTGTGGTTGGGCAGACACTGGATACGGGCGTGGCCGAACTGATCGGCCAGGCGATCGGTTCGCTGATGGAAGCCAAGGGCCTGGACGACATCGTGATAGGCCGCGATGGCCGTCTGTCCGGCCCGGAACTGTCGGCTGGACTGATCGCAGGCTTGCGCAAGGCCGGTCGCAATGTCATCGACATCGGCATGGCGCCGACGCCGGTGGTGTACTTCGGCAGTTACCACCTGCGTACCGGCTGCTGCGTGGCGATCACCGGAAGCCACAACCCGCCGGAATACAACGGCTTCAAGATCGTGGTCGGCGCCGGGACCTTGGCAGGCCCTGCGTTGACCGATTTATATGCACGTATTGCCGAGGATCGCCTGCATACAGCCAAGCAGCTGGGCGGGCTGAGCGAGCGCGACATCAGCGAGGACTACATCGAGCGCATCGCCGGCGACATCCAGATCGGCAAACGCCTAAAGGTGGTGGTGGATGCCGGCAATGGTGTTGCCGGGGTCATCGGCCCGCGCGTGCTGGAAGCAATCGGTGCCGATGTGACACCACTGTTCTGTGATATCGACGGTACATTCCCCAACCACCATCCCGACCCCAGCGATCCGCGCAACCTGGAAGCGTTGGAGCAGATGGTCAAGCGGCTCGACGCCGATCTCGGCATCGCGTTCGATGGCGATGGCGACCGCCTTGGCGTGATCACCAGGGAAGGCAAGAACATCTTCCCGGATCGCCTGCTGATGTTGTTCGCAGCCGATGTATTGGAGCGCAACCCGGGTGCGATGGTCATCTATGACGTGAAATGCACCGGCCGCTTGCCGACGCACATCCTGCGCCATGGTGGCAGCCCGCTGATGTGGAAGACCGGGCATTCACTGATCAAGGCGAAGATGCGCGAGACCGGTGCCGAGCTGGCGGGCGAGATGAGTGGGCATTTCTTCTTCGCCGAACGCTGGTTCGGCTTCGACGATGGCATCTACGCTGCAGCCCGTCTGCTCGAGATCCTGGATGCCACCGAGCATGCGCCGGATCTGGTGTTCGATGCCCTTCCCGATGGCGTATCGACCGCCGAGATCAAGGTGGATGCGCCCGACGGGGATCCACACGCCTTCGTCGAACGTTTCCGCACCGCGGCTTCGTTCGAAGGTGCGCGCCTGTCCACTATCGATGGACTGCGCGTGGATTGGCCGGATGGTTGGGGTCTGGTGCGGGCCTCCAACACCACTCCAGTACTGGTGATGCGATTCGATGCCGATTCGAACACGGCGATGGCGCGCATCCAGCAGGCGTTCCGCGAACAACTGCTCGCCGTGCAGCCGGATCTCGCGCTGCCGTTCTAG
- the pyrE gene encoding orotate phosphoribosyltransferase produces the protein MNATTHDYRTRFLQLALRAEALRFGEFTLKSGRLSPYFFNAGRFDSGAALAELAACYVDAVDASGIEFDLLFGPAYKGIPLATAVACEYARRGRDLPLAFNRKEAKAHGEGGSLIGAPLAGRKVLIVDDVITAGTAIREALAIIAEGGGTPAGIVIALDRQERVREDAAQSAAQSVTAEHGITVVAVAGLGDLLEFAGERAELVGHRDALLAYRARYGIA, from the coding sequence ATGAATGCGACCACCCACGATTACCGCACCCGCTTCCTGCAGCTGGCCCTGCGCGCCGAGGCGTTGCGCTTCGGCGAGTTCACCCTCAAGTCCGGCCGGCTTAGCCCGTACTTCTTCAATGCCGGGCGCTTCGATTCCGGCGCGGCATTGGCGGAACTGGCCGCCTGCTATGTCGATGCAGTGGATGCCTCGGGCATCGAGTTCGACCTGCTATTCGGCCCGGCCTACAAGGGCATCCCGCTGGCCACGGCAGTCGCCTGCGAATACGCACGCCGCGGCCGCGACTTGCCACTTGCATTCAATCGCAAGGAAGCCAAGGCACATGGCGAGGGCGGCAGCCTGATCGGCGCACCACTGGCCGGCAGGAAGGTGTTGATCGTGGACGACGTGATCACCGCCGGCACGGCGATCCGCGAAGCACTGGCGATCATTGCTGAAGGCGGCGGCACCCCGGCCGGCATCGTCATCGCACTGGATAGGCAGGAACGCGTGCGCGAGGATGCCGCGCAATCCGCCGCACAGTCAGTGACCGCCGAACACGGCATCACCGTGGTCGCGGTGGCCGGTCTGGGCGACCTGCTTGAATTTGCCGGTGAAAGGGCGGAACTTGTAGGCCACCGCGACGCCCTGCTCGCCTATCGCGCGCGCTACGGTATCGCTTGA
- a CDS encoding exodeoxyribonuclease III — MRILSFNANGLRSAASKGFFDWFAAQDIDVLCLQETKAQEHQLSDAIFRPAGYKAWFKDASTKKGYSGVAIYSRREPDEVRTSLGWAPFDDEGRYIEARFGNLSVVSFYIPSGSSGDLRQGFKEEVMAWLKPILDEWLASGREYVLCGDWNIVRAKNDIKNWTGNQKNSGCLPHERAWLNRMIADQCGDGLTAAPAHGWRDAFRVAKPDAVEYSWWSQRGAARANNVGWRIDYQFATPGIAGKIAEATIFPEPKFSDHAPCLVEYAE; from the coding sequence ATGCGCATCCTCAGTTTCAATGCCAATGGCCTGCGTTCGGCGGCCAGCAAGGGGTTCTTCGACTGGTTCGCGGCGCAGGACATCGATGTCCTGTGCCTGCAGGAAACCAAGGCGCAGGAACATCAGCTGTCCGATGCGATCTTCCGCCCGGCTGGCTACAAGGCGTGGTTCAAGGACGCCAGCACCAAGAAAGGCTATAGCGGCGTCGCCATCTACAGCCGTCGCGAACCGGACGAGGTGCGTACCTCGTTGGGCTGGGCGCCGTTCGACGACGAAGGCCGCTACATCGAGGCGCGCTTCGGAAACTTGAGTGTGGTGAGTTTCTACATCCCGTCCGGCAGCTCCGGCGACCTGCGCCAGGGCTTCAAGGAAGAGGTGATGGCCTGGCTGAAGCCGATCCTCGATGAGTGGCTGGCCAGCGGCCGCGAGTACGTGCTGTGCGGTGACTGGAACATCGTTCGCGCGAAGAACGACATCAAGAACTGGACCGGCAACCAGAAAAATTCCGGCTGCCTGCCGCATGAGCGTGCGTGGCTCAACAGGATGATTGCGGATCAGTGCGGCGACGGACTGACCGCTGCACCCGCGCACGGGTGGCGCGATGCCTTCCGCGTCGCCAAGCCGGACGCGGTGGAATATTCATGGTGGTCGCAACGCGGTGCCGCGCGTGCCAACAACGTGGGTTGGCGGATCGATTACCAGTTCGCCACGCCCGGCATCGCCGGCAAGATCGCCGAGGCGACGATCTTCCCAGAACCGAAATTCTCCGACCATGCGCCCTGTCTAGTGGAGTACGCCGAATGA